A window from Roseburia sp. 499 encodes these proteins:
- a CDS encoding TetR/AcrR family transcriptional regulator: MPKQRITKEMVVKAAFELAREGGMEQVLVKNIAEKLGCSVQPIYSYCSNMEELKKDVQKCAAEFFREYVAAHVDKEDFFHSIGKAYLLLSKEEPNLFELYFLRKRPDCMATSLEKLYEQECTPEVAEFLAENYSISLEAARRLHLNMVIYNTGISTLMISSNFGISLEELEQKLVETNEVFLEQARKETNEKENRK; the protein is encoded by the coding sequence ATGCCAAAACAAAGAATTACAAAAGAAATGGTAGTTAAAGCTGCCTTTGAACTGGCGAGAGAAGGCGGTATGGAACAGGTTCTGGTAAAAAACATTGCAGAAAAACTTGGGTGTTCGGTACAGCCCATTTACAGCTATTGCTCGAATATGGAAGAGTTAAAAAAGGATGTGCAGAAGTGTGCAGCTGAGTTCTTCCGAGAGTATGTTGCTGCACACGTAGATAAAGAAGATTTTTTTCATAGTATTGGTAAGGCATATCTGCTTTTATCGAAAGAAGAACCAAATTTATTTGAACTATATTTTCTTCGGAAAAGACCAGATTGTATGGCTACATCATTGGAGAAACTTTATGAACAAGAATGTACACCGGAAGTTGCAGAGTTCCTTGCAGAAAACTATTCCATATCTTTGGAGGCTGCAAGAAGGTTGCATCTGAATATGGTAATTTATAATACCGGCATCAGTACACTGATGATATCCAGTAACTTTGGGATTTCCTTGGAGGAACTGGAACAAAAGTTAGTCGAGACCAATGAGGTGTTTTTGGAACAAGCAAGAAAAGAAACAAATGAAAAGGAGAATAGAAAATGA
- a CDS encoding ABC transporter ATP-binding protein, which yields MSKILETKNVYKEFGQENKTVVLKGINMEVEEGEYVVIMGQSGSGKSTLLYNISGMDKTTSGEVIFDGEKISEFDDEKMSQLRLQKMGFIFQHSYLLKKMSLRDNVMLPAFKAKKYSKKEILEKGNSLMESLHIEGVADHAINQVSGGQVQRTAICRALINEPKILYGDEPTGALNASTTREVMDILNTINKKGTTIVLVTHDAKVAARADRIIYLQDGEIVSSLTLGKYEKQQEKNREEKTNQWLREQGF from the coding sequence ATGAGTAAAATTTTAGAAACAAAAAATGTATATAAAGAATTTGGTCAGGAGAATAAAACTGTTGTATTAAAAGGAATTAACATGGAAGTAGAGGAAGGCGAATATGTCGTGATTATGGGGCAATCCGGTTCGGGAAAATCTACCTTACTGTACAATATCAGTGGCATGGATAAGACAACATCCGGAGAAGTAATCTTTGATGGAGAAAAGATTTCTGAATTTGATGATGAAAAAATGAGTCAGTTACGTTTACAAAAGATGGGATTTATTTTTCAGCACTCTTATTTGTTGAAAAAAATGTCTTTGAGAGATAATGTAATGCTTCCGGCTTTTAAAGCCAAAAAATACTCGAAAAAAGAGATATTGGAAAAAGGCAATTCGTTAATGGAAAGCCTGCATATTGAGGGGGTCGCTGATCATGCAATTAATCAGGTGTCAGGAGGACAGGTACAAAGGACTGCCATTTGCCGAGCGTTAATAAATGAACCTAAAATTTTGTATGGGGATGAACCCACAGGAGCATTGAATGCGTCTACAACCAGAGAAGTAATGGATATATTAAATACAATCAATAAAAAAGGAACAACAATTGTGCTTGTGACCCATGATGCCAAGGTGGCCGCAAGAGCAGACCGCATTATTTATCTGCAGGATGGGGAAATTGTATCAAGTCTGACACTGGGAAAATATGAAAAACAGCAGGAAAAGAATCGAGAAGAAAAGACAAACCAGTGGCTTAGGGAACAAGGATTTTAA
- a CDS encoding response regulator transcription factor, with amino-acid sequence MDKILVVDDNKEITDLIESILEKEGYEVVKAYSGLEAVNLFEATMSLVILDVMMSEMNGYEACQKIRQQSQVPILFLSAKGTDVDKVVGLSAGGDDYMVKPFSAIELVARVRALIRRYHYAGKIQQSTNLIVVNDVLAIDVDARKVTKYGEEISLTRTEFGILELLAQNKGRVFSTEEIFKSVWQDKYYEGNNTVMVHLARLREKIEDNPRKAQIIKNVWGVGYKIED; translated from the coding sequence ATGGACAAGATCTTAGTTGTAGATGACAATAAAGAGATTACAGATTTAATTGAAAGTATATTAGAAAAAGAAGGATATGAAGTTGTAAAGGCTTATTCCGGTTTGGAGGCAGTAAATCTTTTCGAGGCAACAATGTCGTTAGTCATTTTGGATGTAATGATGTCTGAAATGAATGGCTATGAAGCCTGTCAGAAAATTCGCCAGCAAAGTCAGGTTCCAATTTTGTTTTTAAGTGCAAAGGGAACAGATGTCGACAAAGTAGTGGGGTTGTCTGCCGGAGGAGATGACTATATGGTAAAGCCATTTAGTGCCATTGAATTAGTCGCGAGAGTCAGGGCGTTAATCCGCAGATATCATTATGCAGGGAAAATTCAGCAAAGTACAAATTTGATTGTTGTAAATGATGTATTAGCCATTGATGTTGATGCCAGAAAAGTGACCAAATATGGGGAAGAGATTAGTTTGACAAGAACAGAGTTTGGCATTTTAGAATTATTAGCCCAAAATAAAGGAAGAGTCTTTAGCACCGAAGAGATTTTTAAAAGTGTATGGCAGGATAAGTATTATGAAGGGAATAATACGGTTATGGTGCACCTGGCCAGACTTCGTGAGAAAATAGAGGATAATCCAAGAAAAGCCCAAATTATTAAGAATGTATGGGGTGTGGGTTACAAAATTGAGGATTAG
- a CDS encoding FMN-binding protein has protein sequence MKKKLKIALIVVVVIVLLFAAMFVAMGKKANEALDKQVNVEIDMEKVADGVYKGSSDGGMVKVEVEVEVKDHKIVNINLLKHECGTGKPAESMLDEMIKNNTDDVDAVSGATTSSKTLRNAVNKALQSGMK, from the coding sequence ATGAAAAAGAAATTAAAAATAGCACTTATTGTTGTGGTAGTAATTGTATTACTTTTTGCAGCTATGTTTGTAGCAATGGGGAAGAAAGCAAATGAAGCTTTGGATAAACAGGTGAATGTCGAAATTGATATGGAAAAGGTTGCAGATGGTGTTTATAAGGGAAGCAGTGATGGAGGCATGGTAAAGGTGGAAGTGGAAGTAGAAGTGAAAGACCACAAGATTGTCAATATCAATCTGTTGAAACATGAATGTGGAACAGGTAAGCCGGCAGAAAGCATGCTAGATGAAATGATAAAAAATAATACGGATGATGTAGATGCAGTTAGTGGTGCAACTACTTCAAGTAAAACGCTTCGTAATGCTGTGAATAAAGCACTTCAAAGTGGAATGAAATAG
- a CDS encoding flavodoxin domain-containing protein gives MKKLVVYQSSTGFTAKYAAWIAEALSCEAKELKRVSAGEVAECDCIIFGGWIMGGMITGLDKMRKMNPKQLVVFAVGATSNSEELRNNLKNQNHLEQTPFFYFEGGLNFEKMSFFPKMMLKMMQKSVAKKENKTEQEKEMEKLFAGSVDNSDKANIEPLVALVKEA, from the coding sequence ATGAAGAAATTAGTAGTATATCAAAGTTCCACCGGGTTTACAGCAAAGTACGCAGCATGGATTGCAGAGGCACTTTCTTGTGAAGCAAAGGAGTTAAAGCGAGTTTCAGCCGGAGAAGTAGCAGAATGCGATTGTATTATTTTTGGTGGATGGATCATGGGCGGCATGATTACAGGACTGGATAAAATGCGAAAAATGAACCCAAAACAGTTGGTAGTGTTTGCTGTTGGGGCAACATCAAACAGTGAAGAATTGCGAAATAACTTAAAGAACCAAAACCATTTGGAGCAGACGCCATTTTTCTATTTTGAGGGAGGACTTAACTTCGAAAAGATGAGTTTCTTCCCGAAAATGATGCTTAAAATGATGCAAAAATCTGTTGCAAAAAAGGAGAATAAGACAGAACAGGAGAAGGAGATGGAGAAGCTGTTTGCAGGTTCGGTTGACAATTCTGATAAAGCTAATATAGAACCATTGGTTGCATTGGTGAAAGAGGCGTAA
- a CDS encoding HAMP domain-containing sensor histidine kinase: MKTLKHKLQWKFIFIMFISLIAGIILMAVSQGIYGYYHQMSAEKTQEVFEAGWYAIALDIAFVGVVVIVFLILSRSIVKRIEQLNSSIEQISKGNMKNIPIDKHKDELGTLSGSVYEMARMLEESLENERAMVRNIAHDLRTPVTSIQGYAQLLEQSEELSLQNKEHVAIIQRKSEHLSEQIEELLEYSILQFEEKEYSFEMLSLSSLVEQIFIDFIPQLDALDMKFSLKGNDAPHMISCNQNLMIRLLENLINNALRYGKKGKIIEAFLSEDESHVYLEIANYGSTLTQTQIQNIFHPFYQGEDAKEYVTQSKGLGLAIVSKIAAIHHGTITVQCEEETKRTAFLLTFDK; this comes from the coding sequence GTGAAAACATTGAAGCATAAATTGCAGTGGAAATTTATATTTATTATGTTTATCAGCCTTATTGCGGGGATTATTTTAATGGCAGTAAGTCAGGGCATTTATGGATATTATCACCAAATGAGCGCAGAAAAGACGCAGGAAGTATTTGAAGCCGGTTGGTATGCAATCGCCTTGGATATCGCATTTGTCGGAGTGGTTGTCATTGTTTTTCTCATTTTATCCAGAAGCATTGTCAAGCGTATTGAACAATTAAATAGCAGTATTGAGCAGATTTCGAAAGGAAACATGAAAAATATTCCGATAGATAAACATAAAGATGAGTTAGGAACGCTCTCAGGAAGTGTATATGAAATGGCCAGAATGCTAGAAGAATCCTTAGAAAATGAGCGGGCTATGGTACGCAATATTGCCCATGATTTGCGTACTCCGGTTACCTCTATTCAAGGATATGCACAGCTGTTGGAGCAGAGTGAAGAACTTTCCTTGCAAAATAAGGAACATGTGGCAATTATTCAAAGAAAATCAGAACATTTGTCGGAACAAATAGAGGAATTATTGGAATACTCCATCTTACAGTTTGAGGAAAAAGAGTATTCTTTTGAGATGCTATCATTAAGCAGCTTGGTAGAGCAGATTTTTATTGATTTTATCCCACAGCTGGATGCACTAGATATGAAGTTTTCACTGAAGGGAAATGACGCACCGCATATGATTTCCTGTAACCAAAATCTTATGATACGGTTATTGGAGAATCTGATTAATAATGCACTGCGGTATGGGAAAAAAGGGAAAATAATAGAAGCATTCTTGTCAGAGGATGAATCGCATGTGTATCTGGAAATTGCTAATTATGGAAGTACATTAACACAGACGCAGATACAGAATATCTTTCATCCCTTTTATCAGGGAGAAGATGCAAAGGAATATGTGACGCAAAGTAAAGGGTTAGGGCTTGCGATTGTATCTAAGATTGCAGCTATTCATCATGGAACTATTACAGTACAGTGCGAGGAGGAAACAAAGCGTACCGCGTTTTTACTGACTTTTGATAAATAA
- a CDS encoding DUF6544 family protein: MKKVIVIGLILLVLIGGIIIYWKLPYSPEKEKFHNSMQKRVDGTKKSDAVCTREEIEQLPEPLKKYCDYIGLENFPKYQVANAVFDNTDFVFDTASGKVISMDYDLWLFYGDFYRSAFCSSSMYGIPFEGVDYATKDNQGGMKGILAKHIRLFDEKDEQGYKAGLISWLAESATINPSVLLSPYVTYEEIDDTHVKATVSYRGVSGSGIFTFNADGAITEFYSPERQVEEIDGVKMELGWVCTYDGYEERNGIKIATKIKSIKVFPDGKELVYFAAEDYTVEYMK, encoded by the coding sequence ATGAAGAAAGTAATTGTAATCGGTTTGATTCTGTTGGTGTTAATCGGGGGAATCATCATATACTGGAAGTTGCCCTATTCACCGGAAAAGGAGAAGTTTCACAATTCCATGCAAAAGAGGGTGGATGGAACGAAAAAAAGCGATGCGGTTTGTACACGAGAAGAAATAGAGCAGCTACCGGAACCGTTGAAGAAATATTGTGACTATATTGGATTGGAAAATTTTCCAAAATACCAGGTCGCAAATGCAGTATTTGATAATACGGACTTTGTATTTGATACAGCATCCGGAAAAGTAATAAGTATGGATTATGATTTGTGGCTTTTTTATGGAGATTTCTATCGTTCCGCATTTTGCAGCAGTTCCATGTACGGGATTCCATTTGAAGGTGTGGACTATGCTACGAAAGATAATCAGGGCGGTATGAAAGGAATCCTTGCAAAACACATCCGGCTTTTCGATGAAAAGGATGAACAGGGATACAAGGCAGGCCTTATTTCTTGGCTGGCAGAATCTGCAACCATAAATCCATCCGTATTGTTGTCTCCATATGTTACTTATGAGGAAATAGATGATACACACGTTAAGGCAACCGTATCTTATCGAGGTGTGTCCGGTTCCGGAATATTTACGTTTAATGCAGACGGAGCAATTACAGAGTTTTATAGTCCGGAACGGCAAGTAGAAGAAATCGACGGTGTGAAGATGGAGCTTGGATGGGTATGCACCTATGATGGTTATGAAGAGAGAAATGGGATTAAAATAGCAACGAAAATAAAGAGTATTAAGGTATTTCCGGATGGGAAGGAATTGGTTTACTTTGCAGCAGAGGACTATACAGTAGAGTATATGAAATAA
- a CDS encoding ABC transporter permease — translation MFQKQFKKNKVIHLTLLLFMILAAFLMSVASCVILQTSGSMENIFSIAKPPHFLQMHTGELDEEKVQEFADSVDYVSQSEIVEMVNIDGANIWYEKKGSSAVSMAESMLDNGFVKQTKYFDYLLDLDNNIVKQEDGEIGVPISYMEKYGLSIGDTITLTKGDFSKTYEIRNFLRDSQMASTMASSVRFLMSDHDFMELKEKVGEVEYILEFRLEDSGRAGEFQKLYEDSDMPVNGQGITYPLIKLVNSLASGLLAGAMILVSIILILLAAFNLRFTILAVLEEEIHEIGAMKAIGISNKDIKKMYLKNYRVLAVIGCIIGFLIGIVTNKLFTKSIRLVLGEQALGIKGVIVSMIAVLFVYWFMMHLCKKILKRIGNITVVQALVYGETGTRRKRTEKCSFSLQKYCKNHVNLYFSLKNLVQKKKSWLLIVVVFFLATNIMLVPLNLIHTVQDKKFANNMGNADCDLGIELQTKDHIEENCAQIVSMLKNDAQIESYSVFSTNKYETLGEDGEESIQVQWGDYTEFMIPCIEGRSPEKEGEIALSYLNQVKLGKNVGDSLEITMDHQRKEYKVTGIYQDLTSGGYTAKAFSNDEFKEVQNYTIYAKCTDKSDVKKLAEQYSEMFSFAKILPIEEYTSQTFGSVIDTFADAAYVCVVVAVFIGGLITALFLKLQSAKEYSEIATLRVLGFSSKDIIKQYMIKGFLASSLGILLGILWCNTGCGDMVGFALKFADSGIADFEFVTQPIFNFVICPLILVLTAMIVTYVCAREVKDYEIIKMLQE, via the coding sequence ATGTTTCAGAAACAATTTAAAAAAAATAAGGTGATTCATCTTACATTACTTCTATTTATGATATTGGCTGCATTTTTAATGTCGGTTGCAAGCTGTGTTATTTTGCAGACTTCCGGTTCTATGGAAAATATTTTTTCTATTGCAAAACCGCCTCATTTCTTACAAATGCATACAGGAGAACTGGATGAGGAAAAAGTACAGGAATTTGCAGACAGTGTGGACTATGTATCCCAGAGCGAAATCGTTGAAATGGTAAATATTGATGGCGCAAATATCTGGTACGAGAAAAAAGGAAGCAGTGCTGTTTCTATGGCAGAAAGTATGTTGGATAATGGATTTGTCAAACAGACAAAATACTTTGATTATTTGTTAGATTTAGATAATAACATTGTTAAACAAGAAGATGGAGAAATAGGAGTTCCTATCAGTTACATGGAAAAGTATGGTCTATCTATTGGAGATACCATTACGCTTACAAAAGGCGACTTTTCGAAAACATACGAAATCAGAAACTTTTTAAGAGATTCTCAAATGGCATCTACTATGGCATCCTCTGTTCGATTTTTAATGAGTGACCATGATTTCATGGAACTAAAAGAAAAGGTGGGGGAAGTAGAGTATATCCTTGAATTCCGTCTGGAAGATAGTGGTCGGGCAGGGGAATTTCAAAAATTGTATGAGGATTCCGATATGCCGGTAAATGGTCAGGGTATTACTTATCCACTCATTAAGCTGGTAAATTCGCTGGCTAGCGGATTGTTAGCCGGAGCAATGATTTTGGTCAGCATTATTTTAATTCTACTTGCGGCATTCAATCTTAGGTTTACGATTTTAGCAGTGCTGGAAGAAGAAATCCATGAAATTGGTGCGATGAAAGCAATTGGTATCAGTAATAAAGATATAAAGAAGATGTATTTAAAAAACTATCGTGTGTTAGCAGTAATCGGTTGCATCATTGGATTTCTCATTGGAATAGTTACCAATAAATTATTTACGAAAAGTATAAGACTTGTGCTGGGAGAGCAGGCGCTGGGGATAAAGGGTGTTATTGTTTCTATGATAGCCGTGTTGTTTGTATATTGGTTCATGATGCATCTTTGCAAAAAGATATTAAAACGCATCGGTAACATCACAGTAGTTCAGGCCTTGGTTTATGGAGAGACAGGGACACGAAGAAAAAGAACAGAGAAATGTTCGTTTTCACTTCAAAAGTATTGTAAAAATCATGTGAACTTGTATTTTAGTTTAAAAAATCTGGTGCAAAAGAAAAAATCCTGGTTATTGATTGTGGTAGTATTTTTCCTTGCTACAAATATCATGTTAGTTCCTTTGAATCTTATTCACACAGTTCAGGACAAAAAATTTGCCAATAACATGGGAAATGCAGACTGTGACTTGGGGATAGAACTTCAGACAAAGGATCATATAGAAGAAAATTGTGCACAAATAGTTTCTATGTTAAAGAATGATGCACAAATAGAAAGTTATAGTGTTTTTTCCACAAACAAGTATGAAACCTTAGGAGAAGATGGTGAGGAATCCATTCAGGTGCAATGGGGAGATTATACGGAGTTTATGATTCCATGTATCGAAGGACGTTCACCAGAGAAGGAAGGAGAAATTGCACTTTCTTATTTGAATCAAGTAAAGTTAGGAAAAAATGTTGGAGACTCTTTGGAAATTACCATGGATCATCAGCGAAAGGAGTATAAAGTTACCGGAATTTATCAGGATCTTACCAGTGGTGGATATACAGCAAAAGCTTTTAGCAATGATGAATTTAAGGAAGTACAAAATTATACGATTTATGCTAAGTGTACGGATAAAAGCGATGTCAAAAAGCTGGCGGAGCAATATAGTGAAATGTTTTCGTTTGCTAAGATTTTACCTATAGAAGAATATACTTCTCAAACATTTGGTAGTGTGATTGACACTTTTGCTGATGCTGCATACGTTTGTGTAGTGGTAGCAGTGTTTATCGGGGGATTGATTACCGCGCTGTTTTTGAAGTTACAAAGCGCAAAAGAGTATTCGGAGATTGCAACATTAAGAGTATTAGGTTTTTCTTCTAAAGATATTATAAAACAATATATGATAAAAGGATTTCTTGCATCATCGCTTGGTATTTTGTTGGGGATTCTCTGGTGTAATACCGGTTGTGGGGATATGGTAGGATTTGCGTTAAAGTTTGCAGATTCCGGAATTGCAGATTTTGAATTTGTAACGCAGCCAATATTTAATTTTGTGATATGTCCGTTGATTCTGGTGCTGACAGCAATGATAGTGACTTATGTGTGTGCACGGGAAGTGAAGGATTATGAAATTATAAAAATGCTTCAAGAATAG